The Verrucomicrobiota bacterium genome segment GATCGCCCGCCAGCAACACTTTCCCATCTGGCTGCACCGCCAATGAATTGGCCAAAGAATTAAGATCCGGAGCGAACGTATCAGGCTGGGCCAGGTTCACCGATAATTCCGCCACTTGGCTGGTTACGCTGCCAAACGCGTTGCTCACCACCACATCATAATTTCCCACATTCGACAGTTGCACATTACTAATAGTCAGGGAAGCGTTGGTGGAACCTGTGATGGGCACGTTTCCTTTGCGCCATTGGCAGGCCGGTGAACTTGTCCCACCAACAATCACGCTAAAGCTGACATCTTGTCCAAACACCACTTTTTGGCTGACTGGCTCGCCAAGGATGGCCGGATCCATCACCGTCAATACGGCAACCTGGCTGGTCACGCACCCGTACGCGTTGCTCACCACTACGTCATATTTTCCCGCACTTGCGTGCAATACGTTACTGATGAATAAAATGCGGGTGTCGCTGCCGAGCAACGTACCATTTTCAGTCAGATTCGTGCCGTCCTTGCGCCATTGGAAAGACAGGGGCTCCGAGCCAATGCCTGCCACCTCAAACCGGGCAGCCGTGCTCGCTTGATTCGTGAGACTTTTCGGTTGATAACTTACCCAGGGAATTCCCCAGCCGTTTTCCACCAACCAACTTGAAGCACCGCCATCTGTAACATGCCCGCGCGCCCGCAACGTGGCGTTGGGTGGAGGGGGATTACCTGTGAATTGCCAGCCACCAGCCATTCGGCTCCCCTCACCTAAATTGATCCAATCCATGCTATTAGTGGTGTATTCAAAGGTGGCACACCAGACCTCGGGTGATGTCCCGCCTCGCTGCCAGATAATGGTTGAACCCACCCAATCCAGGTTTTGTGTGGCTGGCTCCGTGGCATCCAGTCTGGCAATTCGGCTTCGAGGTTGCCCGTTCGCACTAAAGAATCTGCCTCCCATTACGATTTTGCCATCGGGCTGTACGGTCAGCACGTCAACAGTGCCAGCATCTGGATTAAATGTACCGTCCAAACTACCGTCGGGGTTAAACCGATTTAGCATAGTGGAACGGCCTGATACTCTGGCCCCAAATAAGATTTTACCATCGGTTTGCGGTGCTGTGGATGTGATACTAGTGACATTTTTTGTTCGAATGAATGTGCTATCCAAACGGCCATCGGTATTGAGGCGCGCCAGGAAATTTTGTGGTTGCCCTCCAACGGAGCTGAATCTGCCACCAGCCACGATTCTTCCATTCGGCTGCAACATCAGAGAATCAACGGCATTATCTAAATCCGGGTTAAACGTGGAATCAAGGCTGCCATCTGAATTAAGCCGTGCCAGGTAGTTGCACGCCTGTACCCCAATCGAAGTGAACCAACCCCCGATCACTATTTTCCTGTCAGCCTGTAACACCAAGGTATTCACCAGACCATTAACATTGGGATTAAAGGTGTCGTCCAGGCTACCGTCGGCATTAAGCCGGGCAAGATTATTACGCCTCTGCCCATTTATCACGGTGAACATTCCTCCCACCAGCACCTTGCCATCCAGTTGTACTGCCAGCAAAGTGATTTCACCGTCTGTATCAGGCTTGAACACGTTATCCAGACTGCCATCCTCATGGAGGCGGGCGATGTGGTTGCGCGTTTCCGAACCGATGGCAGTGAATTTACCGGCCACCAATATTTTCCTGTCTCCAGATACGGCCACACAGTTCACGTAACTGTCCGCGTTCGGGTTGAAGCTGGCATCCAGGCTGCCATCCGCATGGAGACGGGCAATCCGGCCATGCGCTTGCCCATCCACAGCGGTAAACGCGCCCGCCACCAATATTTTTCCATCTGTTTGTAGTGCGATGGAATAGACATTACTGTTTGCGCTTGGAGCAAACGCGTCCAATCCGGGAATGTTGGTTTGCGAATACATCGGCACAACGGCAAGGAACAGTAACAGCAAAATCCAGACAATCTCCACGTGGCATAACGCAATCCGGCTTCTGGTACTACATTTCATAAGGCGCATTTTTGCATGTGATGATCGGTTTGTTTTTATCCTCAGCAGGCTGACTGAGGCGGATCCATTTTTCCGTCACGTCTCAGTACGTTGGCAGGGAACATTCCTTTGGATTCGTAATTCATTCCCAAGCACGCTAAATTCGACGCATAACACGCGTCAAGCTCATTTGGTCATCACGGATGGGTTGGTTGACTCCTCAATCAATGACCCCTCAACCCATCAATCCAGTATTCAGACTGTCTTGAGTATCTTGCGGACGCGCTCCAGTTCGCAGTTGGCGATTTCGAGTTGGGGCAGGGCCTCGCTGATTTGTCCTTGGTCGCTTAGCCGCTGAATTTCCCGCAGCGGCCGGGCGAGCGTCATCATGCCGCAGGTGCCGCTCGCCCCCGCCGCGTTGTGGGCAATGCGGATCACCTCGGCGGCACAGCCGACGGTGAGGGAAACTCGGAGTTGCTCCAGCAATTGGGCGGTATGCTCAAGGTAAAGCTGCGCCAGTTTCTGACACGCCCCCGGCTCTGTCCCAGCCACCTGCTTGAACTGTTTCAGGTCCACCACCACCGGCTCCGCGTCTGGGACCGTCCCGTTCGCCGCGACGGGTGCCACGCTCCCGGCGGTGACTGGCTCCGCAGCCGGAATAACCGGCTCCCGCAGCCACTTTACCCACTTGCCCAAGGTGGCTTGGAATTGCGCGGGCATGATCGGTTTGGAAATATAATCGTCCAGCCCCATCGCCAGATACTTCTGGCGGTCGCCGGGCATGGCGTTGGCAGTGACGGCAAGAATGACCAACGGACGCTGGGGTGGACGCTCGAGGTGGGGCGGGTGCTGTGCCTCGCGCTCCCGGATATGCCGCGCCGTCTCGCTGCCGTCCATGACTCTCATTTGCATGTCCAGCAGGAGCAGGTCGTAATGCTTGCGGCTCAGTGCCGTGAGCACTTCCCTGCCATCGCTTGCCAAATCCGCAGTGTAGCCCAATTGCTGTAACAACGACAACCCGACTCGCCGGTTAATGTCGTTGTCGTCGGCTAGCAGAATCCTCAGGGGATGTTCTTCGGCCATTGAAGGGTTTGGACTGGCTGGTGGGCTTGGAATCGTGGGTTTGGGCGGTTGGCTGTCGAGCAACCGGCGCAAACCGCACGACAAGGCCGATGATTTCACCGGCTTGTTGAGCATGACCATCGGCGGTGGCGGTCCCTCGTGGCGCTGGTCGCCCAAGTCGAGGAACCCAAGTAACGCCACCGGCAGGGCCGGGTTTCTCGCCGCGTGGCGAATTTCCCGGGCCAAGAGGGTACCGTTGGCCTCCGGCATATTGTCGTCGATGATTGCGCATACCGCCTGGTTGTTGCGCAGCCATTGCAGCGCTGCTTGGGAGTTGCCGAACACCACCGGGGCGAACCCATGAATGCGTACTTCCTGTTCGATGAACGCGCGGCTCGCCGCGCCATCTTCCAGGATCAGCACGTGCCCGCCCAAGCGGGAGGCAAATGGAACATCCAAATGGTCGGCTGACTGGTCCCCGGCGGTCCCCGGAACTGCGGGTGGTGCGTGGGGGGTGCCTTGGTCTTGCCAATGGGGATGAACTTTGGGCAGGAAGAACGAGAACACCGAACCCTGGCCCGGCGTGCTTTCGGCCCAGATGGCCCCACCCAAGAGCAGCACCAGGTTTTTGCAGATGCACAGCCCCAAACCCGTGCCGCCAAATTGCCGGGTAATCGCCACGCTCCCCTGCGCATACGAGTTAAACAGTTTGGGCAGCACCTCCGGCATGATCCCGAGGCCGGTGTCGCGGACCCGGAACAGGATGTACTGATCCGGTTTCTCCTGTTCCACTTCGGAATCCAGCGCCACCCCGGGCGGCAGGACCGCCCAGTCGCTCAAAGGCGCAACTTCCACGCACACTTCCCCGCGGCTCGTGAACTTCAATGCATTGGCGACCAGGTTCAGCATGATCTGTCGGAACCGCAGAACATCGCCCACCAGGACGCCCGGCATCTCCGGAGGTATAAGCGTCACCAAGTCCAGATGTTTTTCTGCCGCTTTCGGTGCCAGCAAGTCCACGACCTGTTCCAGGTAGGCCCGCAAATTAAAGGGGCGCAGATCCAGTTCCAGCTTGCCCGCCTCCATCTTCGAGTCGTCTAAGATGTCGCTGACCAGATTCAGGCAGCATTCGCTGCTTTGCCGGATGGTTCGCGCCAGTTGCAATTGCCGCTCGTTCAGGTTGCTGGAAAGGAGCAGCTCGGAACTCGCGATGATCCCGTTCATCGGGGTGCGGAGATCATGGCTCATCTGCGCCAGGAACGCCGACTTCAGCTTGTTCGCATTCTCGGCCGCAATGGCCCGCAGCAACGCGTTGACCCGCGCCCGCAGTTCCGCCGGATGGAAGGGTTTGGTGACGTAGTCGCTGGCACCCAAGTCGAAAATGCGCACCTTGTGCTCGATATCATGGTGCCCGGTGAGAATCACCACGGGCATGGCTTTCAGGCGTTCCTGCGACTTGATCTCCCGCAGAAGCTCGGCACCGTCCTGATCGGGCAGCCCCAAGTCCAGCAGCAACAGATCGTAGGCTTGCTGCTGCAGCGCCGCCAGACCCTGTTGGGCTGTGGGGACCTGCTCCAACAGAATTTGGTCATGACCGAACAGGACCTGGAGCATAGCTCCCAAGCCCATTTGGTCATCAATCAGCAGCACGCGCTGTCGCGCTTTCTTACTGCTAAATTGTTTTTGGCCGCTGTTCATGCTTTCACTTGTCGCTTTGCGTGAAAATGCCGTCCCGGGTGTTCCGGGTCACTTCTGCATGGTTCGACGCGC includes the following:
- a CDS encoding response regulator produces the protein MNSGQKQFSSKKARQRVLLIDDQMGLGAMLQVLFGHDQILLEQVPTAQQGLAALQQQAYDLLLLDLGLPDQDGAELLREIKSQERLKAMPVVILTGHHDIEHKVRIFDLGASDYVTKPFHPAELRARVNALLRAIAAENANKLKSAFLAQMSHDLRTPMNGIIASSELLLSSNLNERQLQLARTIRQSSECCLNLVSDILDDSKMEAGKLELDLRPFNLRAYLEQVVDLLAPKAAEKHLDLVTLIPPEMPGVLVGDVLRFRQIMLNLVANALKFTSRGEVCVEVAPLSDWAVLPPGVALDSEVEQEKPDQYILFRVRDTGLGIMPEVLPKLFNSYAQGSVAITRQFGGTGLGLCICKNLVLLLGGAIWAESTPGQGSVFSFFLPKVHPHWQDQGTPHAPPAVPGTAGDQSADHLDVPFASRLGGHVLILEDGAASRAFIEQEVRIHGFAPVVFGNSQAALQWLRNNQAVCAIIDDNMPEANGTLLAREIRHAARNPALPVALLGFLDLGDQRHEGPPPPMVMLNKPVKSSALSCGLRRLLDSQPPKPTIPSPPASPNPSMAEEHPLRILLADDNDINRRVGLSLLQQLGYTADLASDGREVLTALSRKHYDLLLLDMQMRVMDGSETARHIREREAQHPPHLERPPQRPLVILAVTANAMPGDRQKYLAMGLDDYISKPIMPAQFQATLGKWVKWLREPVIPAAEPVTAGSVAPVAANGTVPDAEPVVVDLKQFKQVAGTEPGACQKLAQLYLEHTAQLLEQLRVSLTVGCAAEVIRIAHNAAGASGTCGMMTLARPLREIQRLSDQGQISEALPQLEIANCELERVRKILKTV